A stretch of the Halorussus salinus genome encodes the following:
- a CDS encoding DUF7524 family protein — MSESLPVRLNRDRLHDIETRASFEATDSFAVLVNNGDAPVHVHLHLDDALSSVASIPANNHFVDADSTRQVGVEVEEGGPRPVEGQLKIVTGHGAETDYVSVTIAEPDPEPAVTVDDSLGERASESSDADDADDEETDFEVPTAALRRNAPVAVLGLLALAVAVGSAALADSVAVLAGALAVLGSVVAAGYLLAR, encoded by the coding sequence GTGTCAGAGAGTCTCCCAGTCCGCCTCAACCGCGACCGACTGCACGACATCGAGACGCGGGCGTCGTTCGAGGCGACCGACTCGTTCGCGGTGCTGGTCAACAACGGCGACGCGCCGGTCCACGTCCACCTGCATCTGGACGACGCGCTCTCGTCGGTCGCGTCCATCCCCGCGAACAACCACTTCGTGGACGCCGACTCGACCCGACAGGTCGGCGTCGAGGTCGAGGAGGGCGGTCCCCGGCCGGTCGAGGGCCAACTCAAAATCGTCACCGGCCACGGCGCGGAGACCGACTACGTGTCCGTGACTATCGCCGAACCGGACCCCGAACCCGCGGTCACGGTGGACGACTCGCTCGGAGAGCGCGCCAGCGAGTCCAGCGACGCCGACGACGCAGACGACGAGGAGACCGACTTCGAGGTCCCGACGGCGGCCCTGCGCCGGAACGCCCCGGTCGCGGTCCTCGGCCTCCTCGCGCTAGCGGTCGCGGTCGGGTCGGCCGCGCTCGCCGACAGCGTGGCCGTGCTGGCGGGCGCGCTGGCGGTCCTCGGGAGCGTCGTCGCCGCGGGCTATCTCCTCGCGCGGTAG
- a CDS encoding methytransferase partner Trm112 codes for MKQSLMDIICCPLDKQELELDATETEDDEEVLSGTLTCTECGETYPIEDGIPNLLPPDMRDVEA; via the coding sequence ATGAAGCAGTCGCTGATGGACATCATCTGTTGTCCGCTCGACAAACAGGAACTCGAACTCGACGCGACCGAGACCGAGGACGACGAGGAGGTCCTTTCGGGTACCCTGACCTGCACCGAGTGCGGCGAGACCTACCCCATCGAGGACGGCATCCCGAACCTCCTGCCGCCGGACATGCGCGACGTGGAAGCGTAG
- a CDS encoding DUF6517 family protein — protein sequence MTRHAVVGVALAALLVLSGCTGVLSGPVSFSASQATVSDAALEETGYQHNSTQAMNVSRTFEAAGQSKEVEVTNWISEYHQRVGLPGVGEQKVAVFATFSSPQVEILGKSFNPLDKYSDRQLAQQFTSQLDSVSGVREVGSQNRTMLGKTTEVSKFEASVTTATGIEFDAYLHVTKVKHEGDFVVAVGVYPQKLPGQEEKIYQLIRGVEHGT from the coding sequence ATGACACGTCACGCAGTCGTCGGCGTCGCGCTCGCGGCGCTCCTCGTCCTGAGCGGTTGCACCGGGGTTCTCTCCGGCCCGGTGTCGTTCTCCGCCTCGCAGGCGACGGTCAGCGACGCCGCGCTCGAAGAGACCGGCTACCAGCACAACAGCACGCAGGCGATGAACGTCTCGCGGACCTTCGAGGCCGCCGGACAGAGCAAGGAAGTCGAGGTCACCAACTGGATTTCCGAGTACCACCAGCGCGTCGGTCTGCCGGGCGTCGGCGAGCAGAAGGTCGCCGTCTTCGCCACCTTCTCCAGCCCGCAGGTCGAGATTCTCGGGAAGTCGTTCAACCCCCTCGACAAGTACAGCGACCGCCAACTCGCACAGCAGTTCACCTCGCAACTCGACAGTGTGAGCGGCGTCCGCGAGGTCGGGAGCCAGAACCGCACGATGCTCGGGAAGACGACCGAAGTCTCGAAGTTCGAGGCGAGCGTCACCACTGCCACGGGCATCGAGTTCGACGCCTACCTCCACGTCACGAAGGTCAAACACGAGGGCGACTTCGTGGTCGCGGTCGGCGTCTACCCCCAGAAGCTCCCCGGACAGGAGGAGAAAATATACCAACTCATCCGCGGCGTCGAACACGGGACGTAG
- the corA gene encoding magnesium/cobalt transporter CorA has translation MTVEAVVYTPEGTTTHDDLRAAREASGTTWVRASDASTDEMERVADAFGIHRLSVEDVRNGVRPKTEEFDDHTFVLLKTATLRRGETTFREEIAKRSVGFFVGEDWLVTMSSEPVGAVERVWEMVVREEGRILRHGPDFAAYRVTDAIVDAYFDVLDEIEDQIEQVEEDVTTATDIETLETINNVRRELLSFRKLLWPSREAIGYLARGDPEQVQEVTEKYFRDVYDHLVQLVDLTETYRDLASGARDIYLNSLSLSTNEVMKKLTVVATIVLPLTFVVGVYGMNFDGGAYNMPELGWTYGYPAVMLGMLAMTVILVAYFRESGYV, from the coding sequence GTGACCGTCGAAGCAGTGGTCTACACCCCCGAGGGGACGACGACGCACGACGACCTGCGGGCCGCCCGCGAGGCGAGCGGGACGACGTGGGTCCGCGCCTCGGACGCTTCCACCGACGAGATGGAGCGAGTCGCCGACGCCTTCGGCATCCACCGCCTCTCGGTCGAGGACGTGCGCAACGGCGTCCGCCCGAAGACCGAGGAGTTCGACGACCACACGTTCGTCCTGCTGAAGACCGCGACCCTGCGCCGGGGCGAGACGACCTTCCGCGAGGAGATAGCGAAACGCTCGGTCGGCTTCTTCGTCGGCGAGGACTGGCTGGTCACGATGTCGTCCGAACCGGTCGGCGCGGTCGAACGCGTCTGGGAGATGGTCGTCCGCGAGGAGGGCCGCATCCTCCGGCACGGCCCGGACTTCGCCGCCTACCGCGTCACCGACGCCATCGTGGACGCCTACTTCGACGTGCTGGACGAAATCGAGGACCAGATAGAGCAGGTCGAGGAGGACGTGACGACCGCCACCGACATCGAGACCTTGGAGACTATCAACAACGTCCGCCGGGAACTCCTCTCCTTTCGGAAACTGCTGTGGCCCTCGCGGGAGGCCATCGGCTATCTCGCCCGCGGCGACCCCGAGCAAGTGCAGGAGGTCACCGAGAAGTACTTCCGCGACGTGTACGACCACCTCGTCCAACTCGTGGACCTGACCGAGACCTACCGCGATTTGGCCAGCGGCGCGCGCGACATCTACCTCAACTCGCTGTCGCTCTCGACCAACGAGGTCATGAAGAAACTGACCGTCGTGGCGACCATCGTCCTCCCGCTGACGTTCGTCGTCGGGGTCTACGGCATGAACTTCGACGGGGGAGCCTACAACATGCCGGAACTCGGCTGGACCTACGGTTACCCCGCGGTCATGCTCGGGATGCTCGCGATGACGGTGATTCTCGTCGCGTACTTCCGGGAGTCGGGGTACGTGTGA
- a CDS encoding UPF0058 family protein — translation MQKAELINLHALLAKTHEYLADRHELPETFEGYDADDFGPYQIQRQKDEHEAAVVLLAERLADEVRAERSDETVAESRDDRRDESSDDGEDESSDETVEVELQEA, via the coding sequence ATGCAGAAAGCCGAACTCATCAATCTCCACGCGCTGCTCGCAAAGACCCACGAATACCTCGCGGACCGTCACGAACTCCCGGAGACGTTCGAGGGGTACGACGCCGACGACTTCGGCCCCTACCAGATACAGCGCCAGAAAGACGAACACGAGGCGGCGGTCGTTCTCCTCGCCGAGCGACTCGCCGACGAAGTGCGAGCGGAACGAAGCGACGAGACGGTAGCGGAATCGAGAGACGACAGGAGAGACGAGTCGAGCGACGACGGGGAAGACGAGTCGAGCGACGAGACGGTCGAAGTCGAACTTCAGGAAGCGTGA
- a CDS encoding DMT family transporter produces the protein MDRLGTALVLVSAAGFGTLGVLGELAATAGLSIPTVLSFRFLLATAVVWLVLGARGQFRLLRGRSLAVGVALGAVGYATMSGLFFWGLEFMTAGLVGILLYTYPVFVVAAAALRLDEPVTRRTVGALGAALAGVALVTGADPAGADPRGIAIVLGAAVVYAGYITASRSALATVDPQVLTAHVLPGAAATYLAFGTATGRLAAPATDYEWALVVAIAVVATAVPIFTFFAGLERIGASRASIVSTAEPVVTLLLGAAVLHEPITPLTVVGGALVLGGVLLVQTGAK, from the coding sequence ATGGACCGGTTGGGAACCGCGCTGGTGTTGGTGTCGGCCGCGGGATTCGGGACGCTGGGCGTCCTCGGCGAACTCGCCGCGACCGCGGGGCTGTCGATTCCGACCGTGCTGTCGTTTCGGTTCCTCCTCGCCACGGCGGTCGTGTGGCTGGTGCTGGGCGCTCGCGGTCAGTTCCGACTCCTCCGGGGTCGGTCGCTGGCGGTCGGGGTCGCGCTGGGCGCGGTCGGCTACGCGACGATGAGCGGCCTGTTCTTCTGGGGGTTGGAGTTCATGACCGCCGGACTTGTCGGCATCCTCCTCTACACCTACCCCGTCTTCGTCGTCGCCGCGGCGGCGTTGCGACTCGACGAACCGGTGACGCGCCGGACGGTCGGCGCGCTCGGGGCCGCCCTCGCGGGCGTGGCGCTCGTGACGGGCGCGGACCCCGCGGGCGCAGACCCGCGGGGAATCGCCATCGTCCTCGGGGCCGCGGTGGTGTACGCGGGCTACATCACCGCGAGTCGGTCGGCGCTGGCGACGGTGGACCCGCAGGTCCTCACGGCGCACGTGTTGCCCGGCGCGGCAGCGACCTATCTCGCGTTCGGGACCGCGACCGGCAGACTCGCCGCTCCGGCGACCGACTACGAGTGGGCGCTGGTCGTCGCTATCGCCGTGGTTGCGACCGCGGTCCCCATCTTCACGTTCTTCGCGGGCCTCGAACGCATCGGCGCGAGCAGGGCCAGCATCGTCAGCACCGCGGAACCGGTGGTGACGCTGTTGCTCGGCGCGGCGGTGTTGCACGAGCCGATTACGCCGCTGACGGTGGTCGGTGGCGCGCTCGTCCTCGGCGGCGTCCTGCTGGTCCAGACCGGTGCAAAGTAA
- a CDS encoding ribbon-helix-helix domain-containing protein encodes MPKVEITIPEHLEMQIAQMVEQGEFVNREEAIEDLLSTGLKAYKTSGPMDDDDREPGIEDEGMMGHEDEYVF; translated from the coding sequence ATGCCGAAGGTAGAGATAACTATTCCGGAACATCTCGAAATGCAGATCGCCCAGATGGTCGAACAGGGCGAGTTCGTCAACCGAGAGGAGGCCATCGAGGACCTGCTCTCGACCGGTTTGAAAGCCTACAAAACGAGCGGTCCGATGGACGACGACGACCGTGAACCGGGTATCGAAGACGAAGGAATGATGGGCCACGAAGACGAGTACGTCTTCTAA
- a CDS encoding DUF7523 family protein, whose amino-acid sequence MSLAEETRAAARRRPFLVDALRAGVVNYTAAARLVADDIDGDPDRDSVATALRRFADSLPDSEPDSRDVRVSMQSGLGDVDAESTDAADALLSVGGTALAPGEGSLTAVLASGDVDAAALGHLLGRLAAEEVAVRAAGVAGGSLLVAVERRDGPDALRIAEDALDAVPTR is encoded by the coding sequence ATGTCACTGGCCGAGGAGACCCGCGCGGCGGCCCGGCGACGCCCCTTCCTCGTGGACGCGCTCCGGGCGGGCGTGGTCAACTACACCGCGGCGGCGCGTTTGGTGGCCGACGATATCGACGGCGACCCCGACCGCGATTCCGTGGCCACCGCGCTCCGGCGGTTCGCCGACTCGTTGCCCGATTCCGAACCCGACTCGCGGGACGTGCGCGTCTCGATGCAGAGCGGACTGGGCGACGTGGACGCCGAATCCACGGACGCCGCCGACGCCCTGCTCTCGGTGGGCGGAACCGCACTCGCGCCCGGCGAGGGGTCGCTCACGGCCGTCCTCGCGTCGGGCGACGTGGACGCCGCCGCGCTCGGGCACCTCCTCGGGCGCTTGGCCGCCGAGGAGGTCGCGGTCCGAGCGGCCGGGGTCGCGGGAGGGAGTCTCCTCGTGGCCGTCGAACGTCGCGACGGTCCCGACGCGCTCCGCATCGCGGAGGACGCCCTCGACGCGGTGCCGACTCGCTAA
- a CDS encoding UPF0058 family protein → MHKDELLELHEEMVLIMEYFQEQERVTDGLFDPYEELDVDPSHVHKSKSEHKHAVFVLGNALATAMSDDEFSEAGRIGKRMQELADDAESKI, encoded by the coding sequence ATGCACAAGGACGAGCTTCTGGAACTCCACGAGGAGATGGTCCTCATCATGGAGTACTTCCAAGAACAGGAACGGGTCACCGACGGGCTGTTCGACCCCTACGAGGAGTTGGACGTGGACCCCTCGCACGTCCACAAGTCCAAGAGCGAACACAAACACGCCGTCTTCGTGTTGGGGAACGCGCTGGCCACCGCGATGAGCGACGACGAGTTCAGCGAGGCTGGCCGCATCGGCAAGCGAATGCAGGAACTAGCCGACGACGCCGAATCCAAAATCTGA
- the cysS gene encoding cysteine--tRNA ligase: MTLHVTNTLTGERERFEPQDPESVLLYYCGLTVSDFAHLGHARSWVHVDVMHRWLEHGGYDVRHVENFTDVNEKIVARVGEEGLGESEDEVARHFISEVITDMRSLNLRRAEVYPRVSEHVPEIIDLVETLVEKGYAYESNGSVYFDVTEFEEYGKLSNQNVEEMEAQGEEDELEEKRHPADFALWKAGEAHPDDAEPGGQTWDSPWGEGRPGWHIECSAMSTTHLDDTIDVHLGGQDLVFPHHENEIAQSEAATGQQFAKYWMHVRLLETGGEKMSSSLQNYFTVRNAVSEFGGDAIRMFLLSTAYNNRQTYSEETLNEAVERWERLERGYDRAVAATDSPDARTKVEDDALRDAVAETRDEFAAAMDDDFNTREAITALLELVSAVNKHLDSRDEYDYRALRDSVETFEEFGEEVLGFALAGDGEGDVELLDELVELVLDVRERERDAGNYERADDLRDDLEALGVEVQDTDSGAEFRLE, from the coding sequence ATGACGCTCCACGTGACGAACACCCTCACCGGTGAGCGGGAACGGTTCGAACCGCAGGACCCCGAATCTGTACTGCTCTACTACTGCGGCCTGACCGTCTCGGACTTCGCGCACCTCGGGCACGCCCGGTCGTGGGTCCACGTAGACGTGATGCATCGCTGGCTCGAACACGGCGGCTACGACGTGCGACACGTCGAGAACTTCACCGACGTAAACGAGAAAATCGTCGCCCGCGTCGGCGAGGAGGGCCTCGGCGAGAGCGAAGACGAGGTCGCGCGCCACTTCATCTCGGAGGTCATCACCGACATGCGCTCGCTCAACCTCCGGCGCGCGGAGGTCTACCCCCGCGTCAGCGAACACGTCCCCGAGATTATCGACCTCGTGGAGACCCTCGTCGAGAAGGGCTACGCCTACGAATCCAACGGGTCGGTCTACTTCGACGTGACCGAGTTCGAGGAGTACGGCAAACTCTCGAACCAGAACGTCGAGGAGATGGAAGCCCAAGGCGAGGAGGACGAACTCGAAGAGAAGCGCCACCCCGCGGACTTCGCGCTCTGGAAGGCCGGGGAAGCCCACCCCGACGACGCCGAACCGGGCGGCCAGACGTGGGACTCGCCGTGGGGCGAGGGCCGCCCCGGTTGGCACATCGAGTGTTCGGCGATGAGTACGACCCACTTGGACGACACCATCGACGTGCATCTCGGCGGGCAGGACCTCGTCTTCCCGCACCACGAGAACGAAATCGCCCAGAGCGAGGCCGCGACCGGCCAGCAGTTCGCCAAGTACTGGATGCACGTCCGCCTGCTGGAGACCGGCGGCGAGAAGATGTCGTCGAGCCTCCAGAACTACTTCACGGTCCGCAACGCCGTCTCGGAGTTCGGCGGCGACGCGATTCGGATGTTCCTCCTCTCGACGGCGTACAACAACCGCCAGACCTACAGCGAGGAGACCCTGAACGAGGCGGTCGAACGCTGGGAGCGACTGGAACGGGGCTACGACCGGGCCGTCGCGGCGACCGACAGCCCCGACGCCCGGACGAAAGTCGAGGACGACGCCCTGCGCGACGCGGTGGCCGAGACCCGCGACGAGTTCGCGGCCGCGATGGACGACGACTTTAACACCCGCGAAGCCATCACGGCCCTGCTGGAACTGGTCAGCGCGGTGAACAAGCACCTCGATTCGCGCGACGAGTACGACTATCGGGCGCTTCGCGATTCGGTCGAGACCTTCGAGGAGTTCGGCGAGGAGGTCCTCGGGTTCGCCTTAGCGGGCGACGGCGAGGGCGACGTGGAACTGCTGGACGAACTGGTCGAACTTGTGTTGGACGTGCGCGAACGGGAACGGGACGCGGGCAACTACGAGCGCGCCGACGACCTTCGCGACGACCTCGAAGCCCTCGGCGTCGAGGTTCAGGACACCGACTCGGGCGCGGAGTTCCGGCTAGAGTAA
- a CDS encoding adenylosuccinate synthase: MTVTIVGSQLGDEGKGGVVDLWGDAVDVVARYQGGDNAGHTVVEDGTEYKLSLVPSGAVRGKVGVLGNGCVVNPATLFEEIDQLRERGLDPDVRVAKRAHVILPYHRVLDGIEEEVKSESDQEVGTTGRGIGPTYEDKMGRRGLRIADLLDAEGLREKLEYVVPQKQRFAEEVFGVETGDEFDIGSLYEEYKGYGERLADEDMLVDAGNYLADRIDGGDEVMFEGAQGTIIDIDHGNYPYVTSSNPTAGGAATGTGLSPGIVGGGEIVGIVKAYLTRVGSGPMPTELGGVEGDTPGYDEQGEGDNEELATYIREEGGEYGTVTGRPRRVGWLDVPMLRHSARANGFTGLAVNHIDVLAGLDEVKVGHSYDLDGEEVFTMPATTERWSRCEPNFRTFEGWEEADWQAIADEGYDAIPENARAYLDYLADELDADVYAVGVGPGREETVVVENPLE, from the coding sequence ATGACCGTAACCATCGTCGGTTCGCAACTCGGCGACGAGGGGAAAGGCGGCGTCGTGGACCTCTGGGGCGACGCCGTCGACGTGGTTGCCCGCTATCAGGGCGGGGACAACGCGGGCCACACCGTCGTCGAGGACGGCACCGAATACAAGCTTTCGCTGGTTCCGAGCGGTGCGGTTCGCGGGAAGGTTGGCGTCCTCGGCAACGGGTGCGTCGTCAACCCCGCGACGCTGTTCGAGGAGATAGACCAACTCCGAGAGCGCGGCCTCGACCCCGACGTTCGGGTCGCCAAGCGCGCCCACGTCATCCTCCCGTACCACCGCGTGCTGGACGGCATCGAGGAGGAAGTCAAGAGCGAGTCCGACCAAGAGGTCGGGACGACCGGCCGGGGCATCGGCCCGACGTACGAGGACAAGATGGGCCGCCGGGGGCTTCGCATCGCCGACCTGCTGGACGCCGAGGGACTGCGCGAGAAGTTGGAGTACGTCGTCCCGCAGAAACAGCGGTTCGCCGAGGAGGTCTTCGGCGTCGAGACCGGCGACGAGTTCGACATCGGGAGCCTCTACGAGGAGTACAAGGGCTACGGCGAGCGACTCGCCGACGAGGACATGCTCGTAGACGCCGGGAACTACCTCGCCGACCGCATCGACGGCGGCGACGAAGTGATGTTCGAGGGCGCACAGGGCACCATCATCGACATCGACCACGGCAACTACCCCTACGTCACCTCGTCGAACCCGACCGCTGGCGGGGCCGCGACCGGCACCGGTCTGAGTCCGGGCATCGTGGGCGGCGGCGAGATAGTCGGCATCGTGAAGGCCTACCTGACGCGAGTCGGGAGCGGCCCGATGCCGACCGAACTGGGCGGCGTCGAGGGCGACACGCCCGGCTACGACGAGCAGGGCGAAGGCGACAACGAGGAGCTAGCCACCTACATCCGCGAGGAGGGCGGCGAGTACGGCACCGTCACGGGTCGCCCGCGCCGGGTCGGTTGGCTCGACGTGCCGATGCTACGGCACTCGGCGCGCGCCAACGGCTTCACCGGACTCGCGGTCAACCACATCGACGTGCTGGCCGGGTTGGACGAGGTGAAAGTCGGGCACAGCTACGACCTCGACGGCGAGGAGGTCTTCACGATGCCCGCGACCACCGAGCGGTGGAGTCGCTGTGAACCCAACTTCCGGACGTTCGAGGGCTGGGAAGAGGCCGACTGGCAGGCCATCGCCGACGAAGGTTACGACGCGATTCCCGAGAACGCGCGGGCGTACCTCGACTACCTCGCAGACGAACTCGACGCCGACGTGTACGCGGTCGGGGTCGGGCCGGGCCGCGAGGAGACCGTCGTGGTCGAGAACCCGCTGGAGTAA
- a CDS encoding sulfite oxidase-like oxidoreductase, translating into MSVTDVTDLHEEFDGERLPPGQRETSKFPVLSKSGTPDWNPETWEFTVSGAVEDELSFTWDEFRDLPAETQSQDFHCVTGWSKFDCEFTGVTFPDLAELAGVQDDAVHVMFSALDGYTTNLPLSDCMREEVLFTYEFDGEALPEEHGGPLRVVTPHKYAYKGAKWVDGVEFLTEPERGYWEKRGYSNTANPWNEERYS; encoded by the coding sequence ATGAGCGTCACCGACGTTACCGACCTTCACGAGGAGTTCGACGGGGAACGCCTCCCGCCGGGCCAGCGCGAGACCAGCAAGTTCCCGGTCCTCTCGAAGAGCGGCACGCCCGACTGGAACCCCGAGACGTGGGAGTTCACGGTCTCGGGCGCGGTCGAAGACGAGCTATCGTTCACGTGGGACGAGTTTCGGGACCTGCCAGCCGAGACCCAGAGCCAAGACTTCCACTGCGTGACCGGCTGGAGCAAGTTCGACTGCGAGTTCACGGGCGTCACGTTCCCGGACCTCGCAGAGTTGGCGGGCGTGCAGGACGACGCGGTCCACGTCATGTTCTCGGCGCTCGACGGCTACACGACCAATCTCCCCCTCTCGGACTGCATGCGTGAGGAGGTCCTGTTCACCTACGAGTTCGACGGCGAGGCGCTCCCGGAGGAACACGGCGGACCCCTGCGCGTGGTGACGCCCCACAAGTACGCCTACAAGGGGGCGAAGTGGGTGGACGGCGTGGAGTTCCTGACCGAACCGGAGCGGGGCTACTGGGAGAAGCGCGGCTACTCGAACACCGCGAACCCGTGGAACGAGGAGCGATACAGCTAG
- a CDS encoding DUF7527 domain-containing protein, with protein sequence METRTVEQVKSWKTRSFGDGYSGLRELSDGEFSGAVRAGGAWLFMLNGRIIGVYEGSLDDFEDADGTAYAAPHPSLPLLFSMKEQGGETQAKYYTNDTPLSEVDSTLTSGKFTGYVELSENVLSGDYYVAYYGGRSMSVAFVGASEQVVTGEEAFERANDEVGIYEVRDVDIEVTDVPEPEEPDPDESDLAGGASDTGGTDASSTNASGTSASGTSASGTSASSTSASGTSASGPGASGASGDAATNDANTDAAGGGTQSGRATGTQSTANHIEAAEPSAETDQSRPAGAPGTDDEGEQTEAESEPETTDSAVEATDASAQADANASGRTETDASTRTGAGEREETGGREETGGHKETGGPTSESNRAHATEPGESTSSGAASPSTTSPKAASSARPEATPDTDDDEDEQADGAFADEEKWRETTTIPSLDPDRSDGPDGAASESSASAPDEASSSDRTSANSSSASRSDGRPGTDRASSGRSNDRSRSSAAGSNRSPSSASGPSAGESGTDAAPSGATGAGRASGAKEPSGSGGPSGAGSAPSESGEASDEAKERIQKLRSQLKQRKQQVQQLKSRLSDVESERNEYKRERDALRQEVERLEAKLETGGSGASESGKRQLDPAQAFDGTNLFVRYESKGKATLDEAAEGKVEAGDVNANLRLEHHTQFEADEVEVAGESFESFLTDSFEYRFVSWIIEELLYEIRDTGHRASLKDLYESIPKIDRVDLHGSVSAGGGDEDTRQESFDIIMRDRMGNPLVVADLNDSRDPTTGEMMGSLVDAASGVAGTYDELSGAFQVTESFFEPAALETTESATSGGFLSREKRESFVKLSRKRGYHLCLVESRSGGFHLNVPEL encoded by the coding sequence ATGGAAACGCGCACGGTCGAGCAGGTCAAAAGCTGGAAGACTCGTTCGTTCGGGGACGGGTACTCCGGCCTGCGCGAACTCTCCGACGGGGAGTTCTCGGGGGCAGTTAGGGCCGGTGGCGCGTGGCTGTTCATGCTCAACGGGCGGATAATCGGCGTCTACGAGGGGAGTCTCGACGACTTCGAGGACGCCGACGGCACCGCCTACGCCGCGCCTCACCCGTCGCTCCCGCTTCTGTTCAGCATGAAAGAACAGGGCGGCGAGACCCAAGCAAAGTATTATACGAACGACACGCCGCTCTCGGAGGTCGATTCGACGCTCACGAGCGGGAAGTTCACGGGCTACGTCGAGTTGAGCGAGAACGTCCTGAGCGGCGACTACTACGTGGCTTACTACGGCGGACGCTCGATGAGCGTCGCGTTCGTCGGCGCGAGCGAGCAGGTCGTGACCGGCGAGGAGGCCTTCGAGCGCGCCAACGACGAGGTGGGCATCTACGAGGTCCGGGACGTGGACATAGAAGTCACGGACGTTCCCGAACCCGAGGAGCCCGACCCCGACGAGTCGGACCTCGCTGGCGGCGCGAGCGACACCGGCGGAACGGACGCGAGTAGCACGAACGCGTCCGGTACGAGCGCGTCCGGTACGAGCGCGTCCGGTACGAGCGCGTCCAGTACAAGCGCGTCCGGAACAAGTGCCTCCGGTCCGGGGGCATCCGGCGCGAGCGGGGACGCCGCGACGAACGACGCGAACACCGACGCCGCAGGCGGCGGAACGCAGAGCGGACGAGCCACCGGAACCCAGTCTACCGCGAACCACATCGAGGCGGCCGAACCGAGCGCCGAGACCGACCAGTCCCGGCCCGCGGGCGCGCCGGGCACAGACGACGAAGGCGAACAGACCGAGGCCGAAAGCGAACCCGAGACGACCGACAGCGCGGTCGAAGCGACCGACGCCAGCGCGCAGGCGGACGCGAACGCGAGTGGCCGGACGGAGACGGACGCGAGTACGCGAACGGGAGCGGGCGAGCGCGAGGAGACCGGCGGACGCGAGGAGACCGGCGGGCACAAAGAGACCGGCGGACCGACGAGCGAGAGTAACCGTGCGCACGCGACCGAACCCGGAGAGAGTACGTCGTCCGGAGCGGCGTCGCCAAGTACAACGTCGCCGAAAGCGGCGTCGAGCGCCCGCCCCGAGGCCACCCCCGACACCGACGACGACGAGGACGAGCAGGCCGACGGTGCGTTCGCCGACGAGGAGAAGTGGCGAGAGACGACGACGATTCCGTCGCTCGACCCGGACCGAAGCGACGGCCCCGACGGTGCGGCCAGCGAATCGAGCGCGAGCGCACCCGACGAGGCGAGTTCGTCGGACCGGACGAGTGCGAACTCCTCGTCCGCGTCTCGGAGCGACGGCCGACCGGGCACGGACCGAGCGTCGAGCGGTCGGTCGAACGACCGGTCTCGGTCGAGCGCGGCCGGGTCGAATCGGTCCCCGTCGAGTGCGTCCGGCCCGTCGGCGGGCGAGTCCGGGACCGACGCCGCGCCGAGCGGGGCGACGGGTGCCGGGAGAGCGAGTGGGGCGAAGGAGCCGAGTGGGTCAGGCGGGCCGAGCGGCGCGGGAAGCGCGCCGTCCGAGTCCGGCGAGGCCAGCGACGAGGCCAAAGAGCGCATCCAGAAGCTCCGCTCGCAACTCAAACAGCGTAAACAGCAGGTCCAGCAGTTGAAGAGTCGGCTCTCCGACGTGGAGTCCGAGCGCAACGAGTACAAGCGCGAGCGCGACGCGCTCCGCCAAGAGGTCGAGCGACTCGAAGCCAAACTCGAAACCGGCGGGTCGGGTGCGAGCGAGAGCGGCAAACGGCAACTCGACCCCGCCCAAGCGTTCGACGGGACCAACCTCTTCGTGCGCTACGAGTCGAAGGGGAAGGCCACGCTGGACGAGGCCGCGGAGGGCAAAGTCGAGGCGGGCGACGTGAACGCGAACCTTCGGCTCGAACACCACACCCAGTTCGAGGCCGACGAGGTCGAGGTCGCGGGCGAGTCCTTCGAGTCGTTCCTGACCGATTCGTTCGAGTACCGGTTCGTCTCGTGGATAATCGAGGAGTTGCTGTACGAGATTCGGGACACGGGCCACCGGGCGAGTCTGAAGGACCTCTACGAGTCGATTCCGAAGATAGACCGCGTGGACCTCCACGGGTCGGTGAGCGCGGGCGGCGGCGACGAGGACACCCGCCAAGAGTCGTTCGACATCATCATGCGCGACCGGATGGGCAACCCGCTCGTCGTCGCGGACCTCAACGACTCGCGGGACCCGACGACCGGCGAGATGATGGGGTCGCTCGTGGACGCCGCCTCGGGCGTGGCGGGGACCTACGACGAGCTATCGGGGGCGTTCCAAGTCACCGAGAGCTTCTTCGAACCCGCGGCGCTCGAAACCACAGAATCGGCTACGTCGGGCGGGTTCCTGAGCCGGGAAAAGAGAGAGAGCTTCGTGAAACTCTCCCGAAAGCGGGGATACCACCTGTGTCTCGTGGAGTCACGGAGCGGTGGCTTCCACCTGAACGTGCCGGAACTCTAG